Proteins co-encoded in one Candida albicans SC5314 chromosome 3, complete sequence genomic window:
- a CDS encoding uncharacterized protein (Ortholog of Rad33; involved in nucleotide excision repair in S. cerevisiae; induced by Mnl1 under weak acid stress) yields MPPKRNQKSKLSLSKTFEQVDEEIEDEIFETYSELLGDEVENQDVTLSQLPQILSDLRIPKCFTKDIEKCIDYYYDFIKDKDVHLDPLNTRQQNTLAMIHSYTVTAGIKQLDEIIDILDVEKLLYNLNRLIKFRNNYSHIRKSWQLFVSTAADSSASETYKLTFPDLKKIKTSLNLDSDPSTKAPLNDTFLIDMLGCCSHDSNGNLLNFDFEKQGACVNIKDFAEILGQIGELD; encoded by the coding sequence ATGCCACCTAAACGAAACCAAAAAAGTAAGCTTTCACTTTCAAAGACATTTGAGCaagttgatgaagaaatcgaagatgaaatttttgagACATACTCGGAACTATTAGGTGATGAAGTAGAGAATCAAGATGTCACTTTAAGTCAACTACCACAAATACTCAGTGATTTGAGAATTCCCAAATGCTTTACTAAAGATATCGAAAAGTGTATTGACTACTACTACGATTTTATCAAAGACAAAGATGTACATTTAGATCCTTTGAATACGCGTCAGCAAAATACGTTAGCAATGATACATTCGTATACCGTAACTGCCGGAATTAAACAACTAGACGAGATAATTGACATATTAGACGTGGAAAAACTACTATATAACCTCAATAGATTGATCAAATTTCGAAATAATTATCTGCATATTCGCAAGAGTTGGCAACTATTTGTCAGTACTGCTGCTGACTCATCTGCTTCAGAAACATACAAGTTGACATTCccagatttgaaaaaaattaaaaccaGCTTGAATCTAGATTCTGATCCATCCACCAAAGCCCCTTTGAATGACActtttttgattgatatGTTAGGGTGTTGTTCACATGATTCAAATGGGAATTTACTAAATTTCGATTTCGAGAAACAAGGCGCGTGTGTTAACATAAAGGACTTTGCTGAAATATTAGGACAAATTGGTGAGTTAGACTAA
- a CDS encoding mitochondrial 54S ribosomal protein bL33m (Ortholog(s) have structural constituent of ribosome activity and mitochondrial large ribosomal subunit localization), translating to MAKARANTTMIKLVSTALTGYEKWFRIPRSSPKLNLILYDPRAKRHCLFKEDRKRKIAEQPKKDFIRSHR from the coding sequence ATGGCTAAAGCTAGAGCAAATACCACCATGATAAAATTGGTTTCTACAGCATTAACAGGTTATGAAAAGTGGTTTAGAATACCTAGAAGTTCACCGAAATTAAACCTCATATTATATGATCCAAGAGCTAAGAGACATTGCCTTTTCAAGGAAgacagaaaaagaaagatagCTGAACAGCCAAAGAAAGATTTTATCAGAAGTCACCGTTGA
- a CDS encoding uncharacterized protein (Ortholog of S. cerevisiae : YML020W, C. glabrata CBS138 : CAGL0J10538g, C. dubliniensis CD36 : Cd36_86190, C. parapsilosis CDC317 : CPAR2_404740 and Candida tenuis NRRL Y-1498 : CANTEDRAFT_107670) yields the protein MTGGSWLSWNAKKNESINQLSESNEDVIDEDEEHPNDEESEHDDTVPDDNGDEVDDHVKEKRGSGWAFWGNSNTNVESTLQNVKDSKSSGASDQDNVESTSKKDKAVHVGNTILSSTSKFLVKSESTGKAPQNTEQGDDAVLYKPHDKTAQFNQINTHKNEDLRENLIVPDWNTCLPQTATNPIFNTSTTSNQGNANQTVRTDITNWRQFLGQISSKFGFSSNPTLPEEEEQSQSPGIESNIERDVGLLYEKSYKLYGKSLAVLPENKRACLPNYNKYYHNVDEKSIKSASSVPSQLQEDSSDPNSITITNDAMGNLLINNSISSKRRALHQALNAEVISQKAGPLKKIKDILIIGVHGFFPTRMIRPIIGAPKGTSLKFANEAEKAVIRYCVENNLINENESNVSIQKIALEKEGKVFDRVEFFTEILQKWEKELNNADFIFVAAHSQGCVVSIILLAQLIKMGILKNPLHKRIGILGMAGVNNGPFYGVDKSFFMKAYSAIENESLLELFELNKFDSQQSIAYKDSIQTIINANVKICFIASINDQLVPLFSALASHIFHPNIYRACYIDYTSHTPQFVGKLVSLCTHLLNIGYFDNNVIKELSTSLAGPFSGNGHSKIYNDGKVYDLGIKFVLDTDDIVIPFDGESNLSEEITKSELPISNQIYIKEYNIAKIGTNPYILPWCLRGLLFNIEKNWPNKRAGRIEDKETVKNGYEEIHDLYESFENWKPETKVYKDLKFRLNGLRASKL from the coding sequence ATGACTGGTGGTAGCTGGCTAAGTTGGaatgccaaaaaaaatgagtccattaatcaattgtcGGAAAGTAACGAAGACGTTatagatgaagatgaagaacaTCCTAATGATGAAGAGTCAGAACATGATGATACAGTCCCTGATGACAATGGTGACGAAGTAGATGATCAtgtcaaagaaaaaagaggaCTGGGCTGGGCATTTTGGGGAAATTCTAATACGAATGTGGAGTCCACGTTGCAAAATGTAAAAGACAGCAAATCTTCTGGTGCTTCAGACCAGGATAATGTGGAGAGTACTCTGAAAAAGGATAAGGCGGTACATGTGGGTAATACAATATTGAGTTCGACTTCGAAATTTCTTGTGAAGTCAGAATCTACTGGAAAAGCTCCCCAAAACACGGAACAAGGTGATGATGCTGTATTGTATAAACCTCACGACAAGACTGCccaattcaatcaaatcaacactcacaaaaatgaagatttaCGGGAAAATTTGATCGTGCCAGATTGGAACACTTGTCTACCACAAACTGCAACGAATCCTATATTTAATACGTCAACAACTTCCAATCAGGGTAATGCAAATCAAACTGTGCGGACTGACATCACAAACTGGAGGCAATTTTTAGGACAGATTTCTAGTAAATTCGGTTTTTCTAGTAATCCAACACTCCCAGAAGAGGAAGAACAGTCACAATCGCCAGGTATTGAAAGCAATATAGAAAGAGATGTTGGGCTTCTTTATGAAAAATCATATAAACTTTACGGAAAATCTTTAGCTGTGTTACCTGAAAATAAGCGGGCATGTTTACCCAATTACAATAAATACTACCATAATGTGGATgagaaatcaataaaatcagCGTCATCTGTACCGTCTCAGTTGCAAGAAGATTCATCAGATCCAAACTCTATCACTATTACCAATGATGCTATGggtaatttattaatcaacaattcGATCAGCTCGAAGCGAAGAGCTCTTCATCAGGCATTGAATGCCGAAGTTATAAGTCAAAAGGCTGGTCCACTAAAGAAGATAAAAGACATTTTAATTATAGGTGTCCATGGATTTTTTCCCACTAGAATGATCCGTCCTATTATTGGTGCTCCAAAGGGTACGTCTTTGAAGTTTGCCAATGAAGCAGAAAAAGCTGTGATTAGATATTGtgttgaaaataatttgatcaaCGAGAATGAATCGAATGTTagtattcaaaaaattgctttagaaaaagaaggcAAGGTATTCGATCGTGTTGAGTTTTTCACAGAAATATTGCAAAAATgggaaaaagaattaaataatgcagattttatatttgttgCTGCACATTCTCAGGGGTGCGTTGTTTCTATCATATTGTTGgctcaattgataaaaatggGCATTTTAAAGAATCCTCTACATAAACGTATCGGCATTCTTGGAATGGCGGGTGTCAATAATGGTCCCTTTTACGGGGTAGACAAGTCTTTTTTCATGAAAGCATATTCTGCTATAGAAAATGAGTCATTGcttgaattgtttgaattgaacaaatttgaCAGCCAACAATCAATCGCTTATAAAGATTCGATCCAAACCATTATTAATGCCAATGTTAAAATCTGTTTTATTGCGTCGATAAATGATCAATTGGTACCCTTATTTTCAGCACTTGCCTCACACATTTTCCATCCCAATATATACCGTGCTTGCTACATTGACTACACTTCACATACACCCCAATTTGTGGGAAAATTAGTTTCCTTGTGTACACATCTATTGAATATTGGTTATTTTGACAATAATGttataaaagaattgaGTACCTCTTTGGCTGGACCATTTAGTGGGAACGGGCATTCCAAGATTTATAATGATGGGAAAGTTTACGATTTGGGTATCAAATTTGTTCTTGATACTGATGATATTGTCATTCCTTTTGATGGCGAATCAAATTTGCTGGAAGAAATAACTAAGAGTGAATTgccaatttcaaatcaaatatatatcAAAGAGTACAACATTGCCAAAATAGGTACAAATCCATATATATTACCATGGTGTTTGCGGGGGTTGTTATTCAATATTGAGAAGAATTGGCCCAATAAGAGAGCTGGTCGAATCGAAGACAAAGAAACAGTGAAAAATGGGTATGAAGAAATTCATGATTTGTATGaaagttttgaaaactgGAAACCTGAAACAAAAGTTTATAAAGACCTCAAATTTAGGTTGAATGGATTGAGGGCAAGTAAGCTCTAA
- the CYM1 gene encoding Cym1p (Putative metalloprotease of the mitochondrial intermembrane space; rat catheter biofilm induced) has translation MLKTRLKQSRAISRVVRRYACSHPISPNLDKYPVGLKLHGYEVTQTSPIPEFSLTAVSLKHTESGATHLHLDSPNDSNNVFSIAFKTNPPDNTGVPHILEHTTLCGSKKFPVRDPFFKMTNRSLSNFMNAMTGHDYTFYPFATTNSKDFENLMDVYLSSVFEPQLNHTDFLQEGWRIENQNVHDISSKLEFKGVVYNEMKGQYSNSAYYFYIKFLESIYPSLNNSGGDPKKIVDLSYEGLLEFHSKNYHPSNAKTFTYGKLPLEDSLSKISKYYESFEKKVSSVDVKQPIFSTDKSEIFDVTIPGPVDTMNGKETSEQYCTSITWNLGNPLDPNMQYDIFKWKILSSLLFDGHNSPFYQELIESGYGDDFSANTGLDSTTALLSFTVGLNYLTKQKVDNFNEKVMEIINNKIIPELSNEESSSYHGRIDAILHQIEIGFKRHKPDFGFGLLSSIVPSWVNGVDPIDTLQVEKILSHFKEDYKQNGLRIFKELLEKTLCNPHSQKFKFTMEPREDFTKQLVKDENLMIEKRVSELTEDNKKAIYEQNLELAKLQLEDQNTEVLPTLTIDDIPKRGDFYAIDLGQVNKKVVHERVVDTNGLVYANALKDISYLPTKLYKYLPLFNNCLTNLAGTENTPITELETKIQMLTGGITFSSKISTDPYNIEQLKLQYVLSGMALKEKSSSVYDLWLEILTTTKFDTSDEVLEKLSVLIKNMGQNQINNIADRGHSYAAAVSSSKLTPSKYISDIVSGLSQVQFVMELNSKLESEGKEYLAKEIIPILQEIQKYVLQGEFRYRLVGNQEIIVENEKLIEKFDKDISSNRPTLSLTVTDGLSALLNSFNYNHTSENVLVNLPFQVGYSSLGKIGSSYSSKDGASLQILSQLYSFKNLHSKIRESNGAYGGGLTYDGLNGTLNFYSYRDPNPVKSIQTFRDSLSYGLDANWNDKDLQEAKLRVFQSVDAPINISSQGASAFFENIDDYLRQERRENFLGTTLKDLRDVTEKYLVDNQNNLVTVIGDNEILNVDNKWQIRNFQV, from the coding sequence atgtTGAAAACTAGATTAAAACAAAGCAGGGCCATAAGTCGGGTTGTAAGAAGATATGCATGCTCACACCCCATTTCTCCCAATCTTGATAAGTACCCAGTTGGTCTAAAATTGCATGGTTACGAAGTTACCCAAACATCACCTATCCCAGAATTTTCCCTCACTGCTGTATCATTAAAACACACAGAGAGTGGTGCAACTCACTTACATTTGGATTCCCCTAATGACAGTAATAATGTATTTCTGATTGCCTTCAAAACAAATCCTCCAGATAATACTGGGGTTCCCCATATTTTAGAACATACAACTTTGTGTGGTAGTAAAAAGTTTCCGGTCCGTGATCCATTTTTTAAAATGACCAACAGGTCGTTGAGTAACTTTATGAATGCAATGACAGGCCATGATTACACATTTTATCCATTTGCTACCACCAATTCAAAGGATTTTGAAAACCTAATGGATGTGTATTTATCGTCAGTGTTTGAACCGCAATTAAACCATACCGATTTCTTGCAAGAAGGATGGAGAatagaaaatcaaaatgttCATGACATATCGTCCAAGCTTGAATTCAAGGGAGTTGTatataatgaaatgaaGGGCCAGTATTCGAACTCTGCATACTACTTTTATATCAAGTTCCTTGAGAGTATATATCCATCCTTGAATAATTCAGGGGGTGATCCCaagaaaattgttgatttgcTGTACGAGGGTTTACTAGAGTTTCACctgaaaaattatcatccATCAAATGCAAAAACATTTACTTATGGAAAATTACCATTGGAAGACAGTTTAAGTAAAATAAGCAAATACTATGAATCATTCGAAAAAAAGGTGTCTTCAGTTGACGTCAAACAACCTATATTTTCTACAGATAAATCAGAAATCTTTGATGTCACCATCCCGGGTCCAGTTGATACAATGAATGGTAAAGAGACTTCAGAACAGTACTGCACATCTATCACCTGGAACTTGGGTAATCCATTGGATCCAAACATGCAGTatgatatttttaaatgGAAAATATTGAGCtcattattgtttgatGGACACAACTCTCCTTTCTATCAAGAGTTAATTGAAAGTGGATACGGTGACGATTTTTCTGCAAATACTGGGTTGGACTCAACCACCGCGTTGCTTTCGTTTACTGTTGGTCTCAACTACTTAACCAAGCAAaaagttgataattttaatgaaaaagttatggaaatcattaataataaaatcattcCCGAATTAAGTAACGAAGAGTCCTCTTCATATCATGGTAGAATTGATGCTATATTGCATCAAATAGAAATAGGATTCAAAAGACACAAGCCCgattttggatttggatTATTGAGCTCTATTGTTCCGTCATGGGTGAATGGAGTTGATCCAATTGACACCTTGCAAGTGGAAAAGATATTGTCGCATTTTAAAGAAgattataaacaaaatgGTTTAAGGATCtttaaagaattattagaaaagaCATTGTGTAACCCTCATTCgcaaaaatttaaattcacCATGGAGCCAAGAGAAGATTTTACCAAACAATTGGTAAAAGATGAGAATTTGATGATCGAGAAAAGAGTAAGTGAACTCACAGAAGATAACAAGAAGGCAATCTATGAGCAAAACTTGGAATTAGCTAAATTACAATTGGAGGATCAAAATACAGAAGTTTTACCCACATTGACTATTGATGACATTCCAAAGAGAGGTGATTTTTATGCCATTGATTTGGGCCAAGTAAATAAGAAAGTTGTACATGAAAGGGTAGTTGATACCAATGGCTTGGTTTATGCCAACGCTTTAAAAGATATTTCCTATTTACCCACCAAACTTTACAAGTACCTTCCATTGTTTAACAACTGTTTGACGAACCTTGCTGGAACAGAAAACACACCCATTACGGAGTTGGAAACTAAAATACAAATGTTAACTGGCGGGATAACATTTAGTTCTAAAATATCGACTGACCCCTATAATATTGAGCAACTAAAATTACAGTATGTGTTAAGTGGAATGGCTTTGAAAGAAAAGTCATCCTCAGTTTATGATTTATGGTTGGAGATTTTAACTACTACCAAATTCGACACCAGTGATGAGGTATTAGAAAAGTTGTCAGTTTTGATTAAAAACATGGGacaaaaccaaatcaataatattgcTGATCGCGGTCATTCTTATGCGGCTGCTGTGAGCTCACTGAAATTGACACCGCTGAAATACATCAGTGACATCGTTTCAGGTTTGAGTCAAGTTCAATTTGTAATGGAGTTGAACTCCAAATTAGAATCAGAAGGGAAAGAGTACTTGGCCAAAGAGATTATTCCGATATTGCAAGAAATACAAAAGTATGTATTGCAAGGTGAATTCAGGTATAGACTAGTTGGAAATCAAGAgattattgttgaaaacGAAAAGCTTATTGAGAAATTTGATAAGGATATTTCTTCGAACAGACCAACTTTATCGTTAACAGTAACAGATGGTTTACTGGCATTGTTGAACTCATTCAATTACAATCATACAAGTGAAAATGTCTTAGTTAACTTACCATTTCAAGTGGGATACTCTTCATTAGGTAAGATTGGCTCTTCGTATTCATCAAAGGATGGTGCTTCTTTACAAATATTATCTCAGTTATATTCCTTTAAAAATCTACATTCCAAAATAAGAGAAAGCAATGGTGCATATGGAGGTGGTTTGACATATGATGGGTTGAACGGGACATTAAACTTTTATTCGTATCGTGATCCTAATCCTGTTAAGTCGATTCAAACTTTTAGAGATTCCTTACTGTATGGACTTGATGCTAATTGGAACGATAAGGATTTACAAGAGGCTAAGTTGCGGGTTTTCCAAAGCGTCGATGCTCCAATTAATATCTCTTCTCAGGGTGCTAGTGCCTTCTTTGAAAATATAGATGATTACTTGAGACAggaaagaagagaaaactTTTTGGGTACCACTTTAAAGGATCTCAGAGATGTGACTGAAAAGTATCTTGTTGATAACCAAAACAACCTTGTCACTGTTATTGGTGacaatgaaattttaaatgTCGATAATAAATGGCAAATTAGAAATTTTCAAGTATAG
- a CDS encoding uncharacterized protein (Ortholog of C. dubliniensis CD36 : Cd36_86220, C. parapsilosis CDC317 : CPAR2_404490, Candida tenuis NRRL Y-1498 : CANTEDRAFT_94473 and Debaryomyces hansenii CBS767 : DEHA2D01804g) codes for MTNSLHISSIQEGQTRFVDSLVPRIDEEYVNLNSFKQFDELLTHLESSLSQLENNNSRLLVIPSSNIFRILFTLSSRSPNCNWTISNSLGDSIPTTHKQVKANNGYYEESTGKPTLCDRSRDVLEKYINLLPDDKLYENLYSFMMDFMDLPRRVKRLNSDTFRKSKDILAIIRESPNKKLKRVTNKEGTNKSIEDNDVIVISDSEEEDISIQQEDTLIESEVSKFSNLATDLNNSFMENIHQPGTNDFALLLNKDSSPSPKTPQSQGIRIFDEPILSIRLNPKLNNFDLWRLVNWTFFCSGKSNDVFDSTYRNCHLIYTAHSATVHQLFNIIEFNLIHELQDTFSIKEQPLTWLFKQSTARRSLAMDQVLENSSLLLSSLLKQFGQPRSKWFDRLAEYVFNGLTSKTDVIPATCYEREKDLIKKDEGLSHQRKKKKYTFYNDNMDSMKLRFKILNIVHYWSLFFDKTTPDGINQPMSQSINSIESTKLIEEIARKFMYMEYDYWVEFYYSSLVDSKISLEYREVFLVNLSCKLLSNLTNPKTNMFSLKPRDDKINSKWRRDNLLLILKWMSEPKLYLGFIEDESYPSFVYFKQAWNKYNFVLGWMFSFALRDVTAVGFRGILDKDALLQECHKMDHMRENIFLEFIKKCGKPTNLSFKLSTEEIKQLKTKRHKWESFTSIVSTIVA; via the coding sequence ATGACGAATAGTTTGCACATATCCTCAATTCAAGAAGGTCAGACAAGATTTGTGGATAGTTTAGTCCCTAGAATAGATGAAGAATATGTTAATTTGAATAGCTTTAAACAATTCGATGAGTTGCTAACACATTTGGAGAGCTCTTTGTCACAATTGGAGAATAACAACAGTCGCTTGTTAGTGATCCCGTCGAGTAATATTTTTAGAATCTTATTTACATTACTGTCTAGGAGTCCTAACTGTAACTGGACTATTTCCAACAGTTTGGGGGACAGTATTCCAACAACTCACAAACAAGTCAAGGCTAATAATGGCTACTACGAAGAGTCAACGGGCAAACCCACATTATGTGATAGAAGCAGAGATGTGCTTGAAAAGTATATAAACTTACTACCCGATGATAAGTTGTACGAAAATTTGTATAGCTTTATGATGGATTTTATGGATTTGCCCAGAAGAGTGAAAAGACTTAACTCGGATACTTTTCGCAAGTCAAAAGATATATTAGCCATAATACGAGAATCTCCGaataagaaattaaaaCGGGTAACCAATAAAGAGGGTACCAACAAATCGATAGAAGATAATGATGTTATAGTGATCAGCGATTCAGAAGAGGAAGATATCAGCATACAACAAGAGGATACTTTGATTGAATCTGAGGTCAGCAAATTTCTGAATTTGGCAACTGACCTTAACAACAGTTTTATGGAAAATATACACCAACCGGGAACGAATGATTTTGCTCTATTACTCAATAAGGATTCATCGCCTTCTCCAAAAACACCTCAATCCCAAGGCATTCGGATATTCGATGAGCCTATATTGAGTATAAGATTAAATCCAAAGCTCAATAATTTCGATCTATGGAGATTAGTTAATTggacttttttttgcagtGGGAAGTCAAATGACGTGTTTGATTCTACTTACAGAAATTGCCATTTAATTTACACTGCACATTCAGCCACAGTCCATCAACTTTTTAATATCATagaatttaatttgataCATGAGCTACAAGACACTTTTTCCATAAAAGAACAACCATTAACTTGGTTATTTAAACAATCTACTGCAAGAAGATCGCTTGCAATGGATCAAGTTCTTGAAAATTCCTCATTATTGTTGCTGAGTCTTCTAAAACAGTTTGGTCAACCCAGGAGCAAGTGGTTTGATAGGTTAGCTGAATATGTTTTTAATGGACTTACCTCAAAAACAGATGTAATACCGGCTACATGTTATGAACGTGAGAAAGATCTAATCAAAAAGGATGAAGGTCTATCacaccaaagaaaaaagaaaaaatacaCTTTCTATAATGATAACATGGattcaatgaaattgaggtttaaaattttaaatataGTACATTATTGGAGCTTGTTTTTCGATAAAACTACCCCTGATGGAATCAACCAACCAATGTCCCAGAGTATAAATTCGATTGAATCAACAAAGttgattgaagaaattgcaAGAAAATTTATGTACATGGAGTATGATTATTGGGTggaattttattattcccTGTTGGTGGAttccaaaatttctttGGAATATCGAGAAGTTTTTTTAGTTAACTTGTCATGCAAGTTGTTGAGTAATTTGACAAACCCCAAGACAAATATGTTTAGCTTGAAACCCCGTGACGATAAAATCAACAGTAAATGGAGGCGTGATAATTTGCTTTTAATTCTCAAGTGGATGCTGGAACCAAAATTATACTTGGGGTTCATTGAGGATGAAAGTTATCCGTCgtttgtttatttcaaaCAAGCATGGAATAAGTATAATTTTGTTCTTGGATGGATGTTCCTGTTTGCATTGCGCGATGTTACTGCTGTAGGATTTAGGGGCATTTTAGACAAGGATGCGTTATTACAAGAATGCCATAAAATGGACCACATGAgagaaaatattttcttagagtttattaaaaaatgtGGTAAACCAACTAATTTGTCATTTAAATTAAGTACAGAAGAAATCAAGCAATTAAAAACTAAACGACACAAATGGGAAAGCTTTACCTCAATAGTTTCGACAATAGTAGCTTAA
- the ERV25 gene encoding Erv25p (Component of COPII-coated vesicles; transcript induced upon filamentous growth; rat catheter biofilm repressed) — protein sequence MQSLITYIALVFSLFVSSAIGLHLEVPALPNPQPVCIRDFVQENQMVVVNIKTDGSKGDGQRLDLKVTDSLGNEYRNKKDVVGHANVAFTSQHNAAIDICLTNYLDNKWSKHQQTVRSVELDIESGAAARDWNALQASEKLKPVEVELKRIESITEEIVEELRYLKAREERMRDTNESTNSRVKWFSIVVIASLVGFGVWQIQYLRHYFKVKHII from the coding sequence ATGCAATCATTAATCACATATATTGCCTTGGTGTTCTCCCTTTTTGTTAGTTCAGCAATTGGATTACATTTGGAAGTTCCTGCTCTTCCTAATCCTCAGCCTGTTTGCATCCGTGATTTTGttcaagaaaatcaaatggtTGTTGTCAATATCAAAACCGATGGTAGCAAGGGCGATGGACAAAGATTGGATTTGAAAGTTACAGATCTGCTTGGTAATGAATATAGAAACAAGAAAGATGTGGTAGGACACGCTAATGTTGCCTTTACATCTCAACATAATGCAGCAATTGATATATGCTTGACCAATTACTTGGACAACAAATGGTCTAAGCATCAACAAACTGTTAGATCAGTTGAATTGGATATTGAAAGTGGTGCTGCAGCTAGAGACTGGAATGCCTTGCAAGCAAGcgaaaaattgaaacctGTCGaagttgaattgaaaagaatCGAAAGTATAACAGAAGAGattgttgaagaattgCGTTACTTGAAAGCaagagaagaaagaatGAGAGACACTAACGAATCTACAAATTCTAGAGTGAAATGGTTTTCTATTGTCGTCATTGCATCTTTGGTCGGCTTTGGCGTTTGGCAAATACAATATTTGAGACACTATTTTAAAGTCAAACATATTATTTAA
- a CDS encoding L-serine/L-threonine ammonia-lyase (Catabolic L-serine (L-threonine) deaminase;, catalyzes degradation of L-serine and L-threonine; required to use serine or threonine as a sole nitrogen source; Spider biofilm repressed), with the protein MKEPSITTTFVEVTDKLPTKPPCRVFFKNEYEQPSGSFKLRGMGHLVGQSIDVARKLGKSNVAVFSSSGGNAGLAAAYASQFFGVSCTVVLPESSKPTVIEKLKSLGADVIIHGKHWGEADNYLTDFVIKNLDKTVYPVYCHPFDDPLLWEGHSKIITEIIDQKQLPNFDKVKGVICSVGGGGLYNGIVEGLENHKEIPVLAIETKQAATFHEAVKEGKVVHLQKVQTLATSLASPYLSSKALANYIERPTVLAEIDDLDAVKGVVDVYDHFGYMVEPACGASVASVMHRQDLLNKFGTLSPDDIIIVVICGGSAINKYIIDEYRSLLEKDS; encoded by the coding sequence ATGAAAGAGCCTTCCATCACTACTACCTTTGTTGAGGTTACAGACAAACTTCCTACAAAGCCTCCGTGCAGGGTGTTTTTCAAGAATGAGTATGAGCAGCCCTCCGGCAGTTTCAAATTAAGAGGCATGGGACACTTGGTTGGCCAGTCTATAGATGTGGCCAGAAAACTTGGCAAATCGAACGTAGCAGTTTTTTCGTCATCTGGTGGTAATGCAGGATTAGCAGCTGCTTATGCCAGCCAGTTTTTTGGAGTATCGTGCACTGTGGTGTTGCCTGAAAGTTCGAAGCCAACTGTTATAGAAAAGTTGAAATCCTTGGGTGCAGATGTCATTATTCATGGGAAACATTGGGGAGAGGCCGATAACTATTTAACTGATTTTGTTATTAAAAATCTTGACAAAACAGTCTATCCGGTCTATTGTCACCCTTTTGATGACCCATTGTTGTGGGAGGGTCATAGTAAGATCATCACGGAAATCATCGATCAAAAGCAATTACCCAACTTTGATAAAGTTAAGGGGGTCATTTGTTCGGTAGGAGGGGGTGGCTTATACAACGGAATAGTTGAAGGTTTGGAAAATCATAAGGAGATACCAGTGTTGGCAATTGAAACTAAACAAGCGGCCACGTTTCACGAGGCGGTCAAAGAAGGTAAAGTTGTTCATTTACAAAAAGTGCAAACTTTGGCCACTTCTTTGGCTTCGCCGTACCTTTCTTCCAAGGCATTAGCAAACTATATTGAGCGTCCTACAGTTCTTGCTGAAATTGATGACTTGGACGCTGTTAAAggtgttgttgatgtaTACGACCATTTCGGATATATGGTTGAGCCTGCATGTGGTGCATCCGTTGCATCAGTGATGCACAGGcaagatttattgaataaatttggTACATTAAGTCCAGATGATATTATCATTGTTGTCATATGTGGTGGATCGGCTATCAACAAGTATATTATAGACGAATATAGAAGtttattagaaaaagactcttga